The genomic window GATCGACCTCCTCGCTGTAGAGGTGCCGGTAATAGCTCCCGGGCTCGGGCCTCGGGGCGGCTTCCGCCTCCTCCCAGGCCGCGTCGATCTCGGCCTGGACTTCTTCCTTCAGCATCTGCAGCTGGGCTTCGCTGAGGTCGCCGCCCGCCACCAGCCGGGCCGCGTAGGTGACCACCGGATCCCGCTGCGCCTCGGCCTCCCGCTGGGCCTTCGACTTGTAGAGCTGCTCGTCGTCGGACAGCGAGTGGCTGTAGGGACGGATCACCTTGGCCCGCACCAGGGCCGGCCCCTTGCGGGCGCGGGCATGGTCCGCGGCGGCCTTCAGGGCCTCGTAGCTGGCGAGGGGGTCGCAGCCATCCACCTCATCCAGGATCAGCAGGCCGTGGGCCTCGTAGCCCTGGAGCAGGGCCGCCACATTGCCGCCGGGATACTGGACTTCACTGGGCGTGCTGATGGCGTAGCCGTTGTCCTCCACCAGGAAGACCACGGGCGCCTTCAGATTCACGGCGTTGCTGATGGCCTCCCAGAACTCGCCCTGGCTGCAGGTGCCATCCCCCGTGGTGACCAGGGCCACCTCGTCGGAATGGATGCCGAGGTCCTCCGCGAGGCCCCCCTGCTCGGCGCGCACCACCGCCTCCACGGCTCCCACGGCCTGGAGGAACTGGCTGCCGGTCGGGCTGGAGGTGGTGTAGATGTTGAGGCCCTTGTGCCCCCAGTGGCTGGGCATCTGCCGGCCGCCGCTGGCGGGATCGTCCACGGCGCCCACGGAGCCCAGGAACATCTCCTTGGCCGTATAGCCCAGTCCGTAGGCCAGGGCCCGGTCACGGTAGTAGAAGAAGAACCAGTCGTGGCCGGGGCGGAACACCATGGCGGCCGCGGCCTGCACGGCCTCGTGGCCCACCCCGTTGATCTGGAAGTAGACCTTGTTCTGGCGCTTGCCCGTGATCTCCTTGTCGTCGATGCGACGGGCGGCGTAGATCGTGCGGTAGAGCCCCACCCGCTGCTCGCGGGAGAGGGTCGTCGAGGGTGCGGACAGGTCGAGGTGGGCGGCCAAAGGCATTCCTCACAAGGGGTTCTGGACCATTTTCAAGCCTTTCAATCTAGCATGCGGGCGCCGGTCTCCGGACCACCCGTCTACCCCGGGTTTCACCGGGCAAGTACGGGCATAATCCCAGCTCCACCACAGACCAGTGCAGATCAATAGCTGATCCCAAGGTCCATAAATCCCACATCTTGGTCTTATGTAGAATGGGCTCTTTGCGAGCCCCCACCATGTCCATGACGCCCGGCGACATCCGCGCCATCCACGATCTGCCGGTTCCCGAGCTTCTGTACCGGGCCGCCACGGCCCACCGTCAGCACTGGAACGCCGAGGAGATCCAGTTCTGCACGCTGGATTCCATCAAGACCGGCGCCTGCCCCGAGGACTGCGCCTACTGCCCTCAGAGCGCCCGCTACCAGACCGACTTGAAGGTCGAGCCGCTGAAGGATGTCCAGAAGGTCCTGGCGGGTGCCGCCGAGGCCAAGGCGAACGGCTCCACCCGCTACTGCATGGGCGCCGCCTGGCGCGAGGTGAAGGACGACGCCAACTTCGATGCCGTGCTCGACATGGTGCGCGGAGTATCAGGCATGGGCATGGAAGTCTGCGTCACCCTCGGGATGCTCAACGAGCCCCAGGCCAAGCGCCTGAAAGCGGCCGGCTGCCAGGTCTACAACCACAACATCGACAGCAGCCGCGACTTCTACGAGACCATCATCCACACGCGGAAGTTCGACGAGCGGCTCGAAACCATCACCGCCGTGCGCGCCGCGGGCCTGGAAGTCTGCTCCGGCGGCATCGTGGGCATGGGCGAGACGGTGGACCAGCGCATCCACTTCCTCCAGGAGCTGACGGAGCTGGAGCCTGCTCCGGAGAGCATCCCCATCAACCAGTTCGTGGCCGTGGACGGCACGCCGCTGGCCGATGTGGATCCCCTCCCGCCCCTGGAGCTGGTCCGCATGATCGCCACGGCCCGCATCCTCTTCCCCAAAAGCCGTATCCGGCTCAGCGCCGGCCGCACCCAGATGAGCGACGAGCTGCAGGCCCTCTGCTTCTTCGCGGGGGCCAACAGCATCTTCACGGGCGAGAAGCTCCTCACCACCCCCAACCCCGGCGGCAACCACGACCACTGGCTGCTGAACGCCCTGGGCATGCGGGTGGAGGGCGCCCCGGCCCGGGTGTGACATGCAGCTCATCGACGACCTCCGCCGGGAACACGACCTCATCGAGCAGGTGCTGGGCTCCCTCCGGGCTTTCGTGACCGCCCGGCTGGCGGGCCAGGGCGATCCCGCCGACGGCGCCCGCTTCATGGCCTTCTTCCGGTGCTACGCCGGCGACTTTCACCACCACAAGGAAGAGGAGGTCCTCTTCCGCGCCCTGGCCGAGCGGGCCGAACTCCCGGCGGATCGGGGGCCCATCGCCGCGCTGACGGGCGAGCACCGGCGCATGGCCGGCCTACTGGACGGCCTGGAGGGCCTCTTGGCCGCGCCCTCGCCCTCGGCGGCGGACCTCCACCGCATGGAAGCCCTGGCGGTGGACTACAGCCGCTCCCTCTGGCGCCACATCGACGCCGAAAACTCCGTCATGTTCCCGGAAGGGGAGGAGCGCCTGCGCCGCTTCCATGTGCGGGACCTGCCCTCCCGCCCCATGACCTCGGAAGAGACGCTGGCCTGGGAGGCGGGGCGGGTCCTGGTGGCCATCCACCCGCCCCAGCACGACGCGGAAGTCCATCGGGGAGACGGCTGCATCGCCTGCCCCTCCTACGGCACCGCCTGCGATGGCCTCGAGGCCGAGTGGTGGACCGACCTGGAGTGGGAGGAGATGTGGGAGCGGCGGCAGGGCGACTGAGCCGGCTGGGTGGTCGGCGTTATGATGGTCCTCTCCATCCACGCCAGGCACCCCAGCAGGAGGACCGCCATGTCGGATTCGAAGCCCCACATCGCCCAGAAGGGCCCGTACCAGGTCGAGGTCGAAGCGGGCAAGACCTACCATTGGTGCGCCTGCGGCCACAGCCAGAAGCAGCCCTTCTGCGATGGCTCCCACAAGGGTGGGCCCTTCACGCCCCTGGCCTACACCGCCGATGTGACCGGGACCAAGTGGTTCTGCGGTTGCAAGCAGAGCGGCACCAAGCCCATGTGCGACGGAACCCACAAGAAGCTCTGACGCATTCAGAGCGGGAGAGCGCGGCCCCCGGGAGGTTCTTCAGGGGCCTTCCGGGGCCAACACCTGGGCCCTGAGACCGGCGCGGATGCGTCTCTCCGGGTTCGCCACCACCACCTTCACGCGAACCTTGCCCGCCGCGTCCGTGCAGGGATCCACCAGGACCACCTCTCCCTCGGCACTCGCGGAGCCGCCGGGGTCGGGGAAGCGCACTGGCACTTTCCGGCCAAGTGCGAACTCGGCCAGAGAGTCCGGACTCGCGGCACACTGGACCACCACCTGGCTCAAGTCCATGAGGCGGAACATCGGCTGGCCTCCGGACACCGCCTCGCCCTCCTCGCGGTAGCGGGTCACCACCACGCCATCCATGGGGGCCACGATGGTCCGGAGCCTCACCTGCTCCGCCGCCGTCTCGTATTGAAGCCGCGCCAGCTCCAGATCGATGCGCGACTCCAGGGCCCGGGCCTCAGGGATGACCTTGTTGTCGTAGAGGCGCCTGGCCCCCTTGGCCTCGAACTCCCGACGCTCCAGCAGGGCCTTGGCCCGCTGCATCTCCAGCTCCTCCAGCTTCCCGTAGAGCAGGGCCAGGGGCTGGCCCGCCTTCACGACCTCGCCCTCCTTCACGCGCATCTCCGTGATCCGGCTCGAAACCGGCGCACTGACCTCCACCTGGCGGTAGGGCAGCACCCGCCCCTCAAGCAGGGCCCCCGCCCCGGCCGGAACCGCCCCGAGGATCAGGACCGAAAAAAGGAGGAGACATCGGAAAGGCATGGGGCGCTCACTGGAACCCCTCCATCTTGTCATCCCCGGGCGGTCACTTGATCTTGAAGGTGAACTTCCCTTCATGGCATTCCAGGCACTTCACCACCGGCGGCTTGTGCTGCCGGTGGCACTCCGTGCAGAGGATCGGGTCGTGTGGCGAGGCGTGGGGGTTGGGCTTGGCATCCTTCGTCAGCGCCTTCATGGCCGGGTAGTCGCCGTGGCAGACCATGCAGGCCTCGTCCGGCACCGCCGCCGTGGTGGGCTTCTCCTTCTGGTGACAGTCGGTGCAGATCACCTTCGCCTTGGCGTGGGGCGCGACCAGTGGCCGCTCCTGTCCGGTGCAGATGCCTGCAACCAGGAGGCCCGACGCCCCCAGAGCCGCGATCCGTCGAGGATTCATGAGGCCTCCCGTCCCGTCATGGACGAATGATGACCATCATATCGTATTTATGACAACGGCCGCCTTCCCGGTTCCCCGCCTGGAAGCCGCCTCCTTCCACGGGTAAACTGACCCATTGGGCTGGCTGGTCCTATGAAGTCCCATTCACCTTCTCCCCATCGGCAGCGCCGATTGGGAGCCGGGAAGGGCCAAGACGAAGGATGGCAATGCGAGAGATGGACAAGGCTTTCGACTTCAAGACGGCGCAGACGCGCTGGTACGAGGTCTGGGAAGAATCCAAGGCCTTCGAGGCCGCCCCCACCAGTGGCAAGGCGCCCTGGTCCATCGTGATCCCGCCGCCCAACATCACGGGCAACCTGCACATGGGGCACGCCCTCGTGAACACACTCCACGATGTGCTCACACGCTTCAAGCGGGCCCAGGGCTTCGACGCCCTCTGGGTTCCCGGCACGGACCACGCGGGCATCGCCACGCAGATGATGGTCGAGCGCCAGCTCAAGGCCGAGGGCACGGACCGCCACCAGCTGGGGCGCGATGCCTTTGAAAAGCGCATCTGGGACTGGAAGGAGAAGAACCAGGGCGCCATCGAGCACCAGCTGAAGCGCCTGGGCTGCTCCGTGGACTGGACCCGCAACCGCTTTACCCTGGACCCGTCCCTCAACAAGGCCGTGCGCAAGGTCTTCGTCGAAAGCTACAAGGCCGGCCGCATCTACCGCGGCCCCCGCATGATCCAGTGGGATCCCGCCCTCCAGACAGCCCTGAGCGACCTGGAGGTGAAATACGAGGAGCGCCGCGGCAAGCTCTGGCACCTGCGCTACCCCCTGGCGGATGGCAGCGGCGATGTGGTCGTCGCCACCACCCGGCCCGAGACCATGCTGGGCGATACGGCCGTGGCCGTGCATCCCGACGACGAGCGCTACCAGGGCATGATCGGCAAGCTCATGAACCACCCCCTCACGGGCCGCCAGATCCCCGTGGTGGCGGACAGCTTTGTGGATCCCGCCTTCGGCACGGGCTGCGTGAAGGTGACGCCGGCCCACGATCCCAACGACTTCGCCGCGGGCCAGCGCCTGAAGCTGGACTCCATCACCATCATCGGCTTCGACGCCAAGATGACCGCTGCCGCGGGCGCCTACGCGGGCCTGGACCGCTTCGAGGCCCGCAAGCGCGTGGTGGCGGATCTGGAGGAGCAGGGTTTCCTGGTCAAGGTCGAGGATTACACCCACAAGATCAGCCTCAGCGACCGCAGTGGCGCCGTGTTGGAGCCGCTCGTCAGCGAGCAGTGGTTCATGGATGTGAAGGAGGCCGCCGCCAAGGCCCTGGAAGCCGTGAACTCCGGCGCCATCCAGTTCACGCCCGAGCACCACACGGCCGTGTGGAACCACTGGCTCACCAACATCCAGGACTGGTGCATCAGCCGCCAGCTGGTCTGGGGCCACCGCATTCCCGCCTGGACCTGTGCCAAGTGCGGGGAGCTCCATGTGGAGTTGGAGCAGCCTTCCGCCTGCCACGCCTGCGGAGCAAACGAACTGAAGCAGGACCCGGATACCTTGGACACCTGGTTCAGTTCGGCCCTGTGGCCCTTCAGCGTCTTCGGGTGGCCCGACGAAACCGAAGAGCTGAAGCGCTACTACCCCACCAGCGTGCTCATCACGGGCTACGACATCCTGTTCTTCTGGGTGGCACGCATGGCCATGGCGGGCCTCACCTGGATGGGCGAGGTGCCCTTCCGCAAGGTCTACTTCAACAGCCTGGTGCGCGACGCCAGCGGCCAGAAGATGAGCAAGACCAAGGGGAATGTCATCGACCCCCTGGAGGTGATGGAGGAGTACGGCACCGACGCCCTGCGCTTCTCGCTGGCCATCATGGCCGCGCCGGGCACGGACATCGCCATGAGCACCGCGCGCCTCGAGGCCAGCCGGAATTTCTGCAACAAGCTGTGGAACGCATCCCGGTTCGTGCAGATGAACCTGGACGAGTCGATCACCCTGGCCACGGAACCCGAATTCGGCGAAGCCGAGTACTGGATGATCGGCCGCATGCGCGACAGCCTCGCGGCGGTCACCAAGGCCCTCGAGGAATTCCGCTTCCACGAGGCCTCGGATCTGCTCTACCACCTGGTCTGGGATGATTTCTGCGCCACCTACATCGAGCTGGCCAAGGTGCAGCTCCAGAGCGGAACCAAGGGCCAGAAGGCCGCCATCCTCCACTTCCTCGACCTCCTGCTCCGGGCCCTGCACCCCTTCGTGCCCTTCCTGACCGAGGAGATCCACGAGGCGATGATGGACGGGCGCCTGCCCGCAGGAGAGCCGCGCCTGCTGGCCCAGCGTTCCTGGCCCGTGAACGAGAAGATCCTCCAGGTCCGGGGCGGCGACGCCGCGATCATCCCCCGGTTCCAGGAAGTGCTGTCGGCCATCCTGCGCCTCAAGGCCGAGCAGGGCGTTGATCCTGCCAAGCGGGTGCCGGCGCTCTGTTCCATCACCGATCTGGAGCCCTTCGCTGAAGCCCTGAAATCCATCGCCCGGCTGGAGTCAGTGGCCTTCACCCAGGGGGACATCGCCTCGCCCACGCGCGTCGTGGCCGTGGTGGCGGGCGGGGCCGTGGCTCTGGAGCTGGCGGGCCTCAAGGATCCCGCCGCCGAAAAGGCCAAGCTCGAAAAGGAGCTGGCCAAGCTCGAGAAGGAACTCGAGCCCCTGCGTGCCCGCCTGGCCGACGACAGCTTCGTCACCAAGGCGCCCGAGGCTGCCGTAGCCAAGCTGCGCGGTCAGGCCGAGGAAAAAGAGCAGCGCCTCCACCAGGTGAAGGCGCTGCTCCAATAGGCAGGATCTATGAGAATCTGGCCGGGGCCTTCGCCTGCAGACCGCGGGGGGCCGTCGGCGCCGGGGGTGTGATGCCCGTGGGAACGGGTCCCAGGAACAGGCCCGGGACCGTCGTGGGCGCGGGGCGATCGGTGGCGGTGCCATCGCCCAGCCGGCCATTGTTGTTGTAGCCCCAGGCCTTCACCGAGAGGTCCGGCAGGACCGCATAGGTGGACATGGAACCTGCGCTCAGGGCCAGGACCTTGAGCCCGGGAAGCGCCTGGGGCGAGGTGGTGGAGGTGGTGGAAGGCGCCCCGAATCCCAGCTGCCCGTACCAGTTGTAGCCCGTGCTGGCCACATCCCCGGCCGTGTTCAACAGGTGGGTGTGGTACTGGCCGGGGATGGGCGCATCCAGCGTGCTTCCGGTATTGAGGCCCGCTGTGCCCATGGGGACGAAGCCGTAGCGGGTGGTGAAGCTGCCGTCGCCCAGCTGCCCATACACATTCTCCCCGGTGCCGTAGGGAAGGCCATCCGTCCCCAGCATCGTCGAATAGAGGGAGAAGGCCCGGGCGGCCTTCGCGCCGCGGGCGAGGATCTGCGTGAACGCCAGGTATTCGGTGGTGGGGGAATAGGGGAAACCCAGCTGTCCATATCCGTTGTCCCCGCAGCCGAAGAGGTCGCCGCTGAGCCCGACCAGCAGGGTGTGCAGTTCGCCGAGCGAGGCGCCCGCCAGGGCCTGGGCGGAGATGGGACTCTGGGTCGGAACCAGGCGATTGGCCTTGTCTCCCAGGCCGAGCTGTCCGTGGGAGTTGTAGCCCCACACCCACATCGACTGGTCCGACTTCACCGCCAGGTTGTGGTTGTATCCGCAGGTGAGGTAGACCGCGCCGCTCAGACCCGGCACCGGGGCGGGGACATTCCGCATGGTCGTGGTGCCATCGCCGAGCTGGCCCGAGACATTGGTCCCCCAGGCGAAGACGCGGCCATCGGCCAACAACGCGAGGGAATGCCCCCAGCCCGCCGCCACCTGCACCGCCGGACCGGGCAGGGCCACGGCGGTGGGGACCATGCGGGCCTGGTAGTCGCCGAGGCCCAGCTGACCGTTCGCGCCCACGCCCCAAGCGTAGACCTTGCCCTTCGTCGTGATGGCGAGGGCGTGGTCGTGGCCCGCCGACACGGCCGGGTCCGCATAGAGCACATCCAGCACCGCCTCCGGGCTGGTGGTGATGCCCCCCGCCGAGGCGGTGACCCGCACGCTGTAGCGCGCCTGGTCATCCGCCGCCTGGACCGGCAGGACGAAGGAGTCGGTCGTGGCTCCGGCGATGACGCTGCCGTTGCGGAGCCACTGGTAGCTGAGACCCGTCCCTTCCGCCGCCACCCGGAAGGTGACCTGATCGCCCCGGTAGCCGGCCTGGGCGGACGGCGTGGTGGTCAGGCGAGGCCCCGTGGGCAGGGGCTTCGGCGCGCTGCTGCTGGTGCTTCCCCCCCCGCCACCGCAGGCGAGGAGGAAGGCCAGGCCGCTGATGGCCAGCACAAGGCGGGGGGAGGTGGGAAGGGCGAGGGTCATGATCGGCTCCGGGAAAAGGGACTCAAGGAAAGGCGGTGTCCTTCGATGCGCGGGAATGCGCGGGTGGTCAGTAGCGCTGCCCAGGTCGGCTGAGAGCCGTGCGGATCGCCTCCAGTTCGGCCTTCAGGACCTGGAGTTCCCGGCGCTGCTTCTGCACTTCGTTGAGCAGCATGGGCGCCAGCTCCTGGTAGGCCACGGTTTCGATCTGGCCGTCCCGGCCTCTGACCACCAGTTCGGGCATCACCTGGTCCACCTCCTCGGCGATGAGGCCGAAATGGGTGGGACCCTCGGGATGGGCCTTGTAGTGGAAGGTGACGGGCCGAAGGTCGAACAGACGATCGGTCACCGCGCCCATGTCCTCGATGTCCTGCTTGTAGCGCCGGGAGGAGGCGGCCGTGCCCAGCTGTCCGTTCTGGTCCACTTGCACAAGGAGGGTGGTGGGGTGGCCCGTGGTGGTGGCAAAGACTCCGGCCATGAACGCGCGGGTCTGCGTCTTGCCGATGCGGGTGGTGTTGCTCTCGGTGGCCGAGCCGGAGTGGGCGAGGTAGAGGTTGCCACTGCCGGTCTGGAGCAGGGCGCCAGCCCCCAGTCCCAAGGCCGCATTGTTGTTTCCTGAGCCCAGCGCGCTGAGGGCCAGCTGGCCGATGCCTGTGTTGCCCGAGCCGTCGTTGAAGAACTTGAGGCTCTCCGTGCCCACGGCGGTATTGCTAAAGCTGCTGCCACTCGAATTGAGGGCCTGGTTGCCCACGGCGACATTCGAGTAGCCGGTGGTGTTCCCCAGCAGGGACTCGAAACCCACGGCCACATTGCCTTCGCCGGTGGTGTTCTGCTGGAGGCTGTCCACGCCCACGGCGGTGTTGGTGCGACCGGTGGTGTTGTTCCGCAGGGCCACCGCTCCCACGGCGGTGTTCCGGTCGCCGTTGAAGGTGCTGATGGGCTGGTTGGCGTACAGCGCCTCGAACCCCATGGCGGTGTTCCAGGCATCCCAGGCCACGCCTCCGTTGCTGAAGGACTGCAACGCCAGGGTGCGGGCGCCCACGGCCGTATTCGTGCCGGCGGAAGTGTTGGACAGGAGGCTGGAGGCGCCGACGGCGGTATTCCAGGATCCGGTCGTGAGGGCGTTGAGGGCGCTGCTGCCCGTGCCCGTGTTGTAGGAAGCCCACTGCGGGTTGGCCGTCTGGGCGGGAAGGCCGAGATTGCCTGAGCCGACGCCCACGAAGGTGTTGCCGCCCGCAGTGCCCGGGGCGGAGAACTTGTGGAGCATGGGAACGCTGTTCCCCATGAAGAGGTGGCCCGTGAGCCCGATGCTCCCGGAGACATCCAGGGGAAGGACCGGCGTGGCCGTGCCGATGCCCACTTTGCCGGTGGTGAGCACCGCATTCGCCCCGTTCAAAGTGAAGGGGCTCGCCCCGGCGGGTCCCTGGGGCCCGGTCAGCCCGATTGGGCCGATTGACCCGGCCGGACCCGTGGGACCCATCAGGCCCATGGGACCTTCCGGGCCTGCGGGTCCCTGGGGCCCCGTGGGCCCAGGCGTGCCGGCCACGGCGCCGGGAATCCACTTGGCGCCGTTGTAGACGAGTCCCTGGCCCGAGGCGGGCGGAAGCGTCGTGAGATCCAGCGGGATGCCCTGCAGCTGGAGCAGGGTGGTGGCGTTCTGCGTGCCGCCGATGTCTCCCGCGAAAGCCCCGCTCACCTCGAAAGCGGAGCGCGCCTGGAGGGCGGGCACCAGATCCGCATCCGGCGAAAGCGCGTTGCCGGCGACGACGACATGCAGCTTGAGGTTCGGCTGGGCCAGCAGCGTGGTGGCCACGGCGGGCATCGGTGGCGCCCCCAGCAGCACCGCGTAAAGACCGGAATTGACCGACACGGTCTGGTTCCCGGAGGTCCAGAGCTCGACCCCGGCACCATCCAGGATCGAGAACACGAAGGCCCGTGTTCCGGTGACGGGCAGGCCCGCCTCCGTCAGGCGCCCCTGGTAGGCCAGTACGGGCGGGGGTGGGGCCGGCGGGATTGGCGGCGCCTGTGCCACCAAGGCCGGGCCCGCGAGGAAGGCAAGGGCCAGGAGGCGGGAATTCAGGGGGTGTCGCATGGGGACTCCAGAAAGAGGGGGGGTCGCGGATGTCGATCAGCGATCGGTGGGCACGCCGCTGGGGTAGAACCCGTGGCGAGCACGGGTGCCGTCGTTCACATCCCTGGCCGTCAGGATCGAAATGCCCTCCCTCACCACGGCCTGGTTCTCATAGACGCCCCCGGTCTGACGCCCGCCGGCCGCCTGCACCAGGTCGTCGCGAAGCTGGCCCGGCGTCAGCGCCTGGGCCACCGTGAGGCTGAAGGGCGCCTCGTGGCCGAGCGTCCCTGCCTGGCCCCGGAGGCTGAGACCGGTGTAGGCCGAGGGCAGCACATTCGTCCCCACCACCACGGGGAGTTGCAGCGTGCTCGCTCCGGCCGGCACGGTTCCACTGACGACCACGCCGGCGGGGAACCCGACGCCCGTGATGGCGACGGCCGACGAGAACCCGTTCAGGCGCGACAGGGTGAGGGTGATGAAACCGCTGCCGCCCGCGGGGATCTGAAGGCTCCCAGGCACCACCTGGAGGCTGAAGTCCGCGGCGGCCGGCGGCACGGGTGTGCTTCCTCCGCCCCCGCCGCCACCGCCACAGGCGAGAAGGCAGGAGACGAGGACAACCGAGGGGAGTTGCAGGGAGGCCTGGAATCGTCGGTTCATGACACACCTTGGGAATGGGAGTCAGAGTGCAGTCCGGCCCCGACCCACCCCAGACACGCTTCCGGGAAATGGCCTGGGCCACTCCTGCTTGCGGAGCGGCCTCATCTCCAGAGCGCCGTCCGGAACAGGAGAATCCGATCCCCCACCTCCACCCAGCCCGCCAGGAGGCCTCCAGGTCCAGGCTGGGCGACGAGGCGTTGAATCGTCTTCCCGGCGGTGCCGGAGAGGATCGTGGACGAGGTCCAGGCGGTGCCATCCCAGCGGGAGAATCCGATGCCCTCATAGGCACCGGCCGACCCGCGCTGGATCCAAAGCAGGACTGGGCGGCCCGAAGCATCCCGAGCCCCCACCAGCCCTTCGGTCCGCGTGGCGGCCGGCAGGAGCGTCCGGGCCGCGCCCGGCGAGAGGCCGGACAAGGGTGCCACCCAGAGGCCCTCGGGGCCCGTTCCGGCCATCCACCCGGCCCCGTCGGCTTCGCGGAAAGCCGCCAGACTGGTGGCCGGAAGGGGCAGGTTCACCTTCTCGCCCACCGTCCACGCCCCCGAGGCCGAGCGGCTGCGGGGCCAGGCCTGTCGTCGGGGATCCCCCTCCCCCGCCACACCGTAGAGAAGCCAGGTCTCCAGGCGGCCGTCCGCGGCCAGGCTCCAGACCGGGGGATGCCCAGTCGGCAGGGCCTGCTGGGAAAGGGGCTGCCATCCCCCGATCCCGGTCGCGGTGCTGGTGCCGAGGGCATAGTCCACGGCCTCGTTGTCCACCCAGGCATCGTCGCCGGTGGAGAAATCGAGGGTGTAGGCTCCCCGCCCATCGCCCACCAGGTCATGGATGAACTGCCGGGAGTACATGTTCAGGTGGTGGGAATGCGGGGCGCCCCACGCCCCGCCCGCCTCGAGGCGGGCGACCTGGACGATGTTGAAATCCACCCCCAGGCTGGCGTCCGTCCGGAGGACCGACCAGGCGGCAAGGGCGCTGCCATCGGCGCCGGTGGCCAGGTGCAGGTCCGAGGGGTTCTTCAAATCCACCGCCAGGGCCGTCGTCCGGGTGCCGAATGGCGAGCCCGCCCCCAGATCCACGGACACCGTCCGCATCAGCGTGGTCGTGCTGCGGGGCACGGCCTCGAGCCAGGCGACGAACCCCTTCCCCCGGGCATCGAGGGCGGCCACGGGCGTCTGGAAGCGGTTGCTGCCGCTGGTCACATCCATGACCTGGGGGGTTTCCCAGATGCCGTCGGCGCGCAGGCGGGCGGCCACCTGCTCCCAGTAGGGCGTGCCCCCCGCATCTGTGCCCGTCCGCGTCCAGGCCGCGAAGACACCGCCCTTCCCATCCCCCGCCAGTAGGGCCCCATCCTGGTACCCCGAGTCGGCAAGGCTCACGGGCGCCTGCCAGGAGGGCACCGCCGGAAGGGCGGGCCCCTTGGACACAGCATCAGCGCCACCTCCGCCGCCACCGCCACCGCAAGCGGCGAGGAAGCAGAGAAGCGCGCCCAACAGATGACGGTGGTGCATGAGGCCCCCATAGGTAGCAGCCGTGCGGGAGGATGCGGATTCCCAGGGGACTCCGCACCGGCGGCGGTCGCCGCGCGATCTCAGGCTCGGAGGTGGGGGCACCGCCCCCCAGGCCCACTTTCCCGAAAGGGGTTGGGCCAGTCCGCGGCGAGGGCCCGGTCAGGGGTGGCCCAGCCGCTTTCCGAAGGGCGTACCTGGGGCGCGCGAAACCAGGACGCGAGCCTTGCCCCTGGCCCCTGGCTCTCCGTAGGGGCCACCCGGTCCCGCCAGTCCTCTTCCCACCCCCCTCCCAGGAGTCCTCCATGGTCGTGATCATCGTGCTCGTCGTCCTTGCCGCCCTGGTCCTGCCGTTCATCGGCGGCCACATCACCCAGTCCAACCGGACGCCAGGGGACACCCCCGTGGGCACCCCCTCGGATTCAAGCGATTGCAGCGTGCTCTGCGCCGAGTGGGACCAGCGGCGGCTGGAGCGCTGCCAGGCTGAAGCCGCCGCGGCCGCAGCCCAGCGCACCGTGGACAACCTCCGCTCCGATCTTGCGGTCGCCACGGGCGTGGCGATCGTCC from Geothrix sp. includes these protein-coding regions:
- a CDS encoding tail fiber domain-containing protein — translated: MRHPLNSRLLALAFLAGPALVAQAPPIPPAPPPPVLAYQGRLTEAGLPVTGTRAFVFSILDGAGVELWTSGNQTVSVNSGLYAVLLGAPPMPAVATTLLAQPNLKLHVVVAGNALSPDADLVPALQARSAFEVSGAFAGDIGGTQNATTLLQLQGIPLDLTTLPPASGQGLVYNGAKWIPGAVAGTPGPTGPQGPAGPEGPMGLMGPTGPAGSIGPIGLTGPQGPAGASPFTLNGANAVLTTGKVGIGTATPVLPLDVSGSIGLTGHLFMGNSVPMLHKFSAPGTAGGNTFVGVGSGNLGLPAQTANPQWASYNTGTGSSALNALTTGSWNTAVGASSLLSNTSAGTNTAVGARTLALQSFSNGGVAWDAWNTAMGFEALYANQPISTFNGDRNTAVGAVALRNNTTGRTNTAVGVDSLQQNTTGEGNVAVGFESLLGNTTGYSNVAVGNQALNSSGSSFSNTAVGTESLKFFNDGSGNTGIGQLALSALGSGNNNAALGLGAGALLQTGSGNLYLAHSGSATESNTTRIGKTQTRAFMAGVFATTTGHPTTLLVQVDQNGQLGTAASSRRYKQDIEDMGAVTDRLFDLRPVTFHYKAHPEGPTHFGLIAEEVDQVMPELVVRGRDGQIETVAYQELAPMLLNEVQKQRRELQVLKAELEAIRTALSRPGQRY